The following are encoded in a window of Brevibacillus ruminantium genomic DNA:
- a CDS encoding LysR family transcriptional regulator, with the protein MDIRQLRYFIAIAEEGQITSAARRLRMAQPPLSQQLKQMEEELGVSLVERTGKKISLTQAGHALYKQALNLVHQMEEALAEVKETGEGVRGVLSIGVSALSSYGLPDQIRQFQARYPLITYKVWKGDTQLLSQWLEQRTIEVAIVRLPHSLAHCTTIPLVEESFVLIVPASSPLFGQSQIQMRDIAHLPLIMPSTPGLGIYELLVKEFASLGVHPHVICECPDLPLIVSMVRAGIGSSIVPRSAWETQSHAQLGCLEITGTSIASSSAIVWQSERHLSKAARHFIEMFAPGAERFGR; encoded by the coding sequence ATGGATATCCGGCAATTGCGCTATTTTATCGCCATCGCTGAGGAAGGGCAGATTACCAGTGCTGCCCGCCGTTTGCGAATGGCCCAACCCCCACTGAGCCAGCAACTGAAGCAGATGGAGGAGGAGCTCGGCGTCTCGCTGGTGGAGAGAACGGGTAAAAAAATCTCCCTGACGCAGGCTGGCCACGCTTTGTACAAGCAAGCGCTGAACCTCGTTCACCAGATGGAGGAAGCGCTCGCGGAAGTGAAGGAGACAGGCGAGGGCGTGCGCGGCGTTCTCTCGATCGGCGTGAGCGCGCTATCCTCTTATGGCTTGCCCGATCAGATCCGGCAGTTTCAAGCCCGATACCCGTTGATCACGTACAAGGTCTGGAAAGGGGATACCCAGCTTCTCAGCCAGTGGCTAGAGCAACGGACCATCGAAGTGGCGATTGTGAGGCTTCCGCATTCGCTCGCGCATTGCACCACCATCCCGCTCGTGGAGGAGAGCTTTGTCCTGATCGTGCCTGCTTCATCACCGCTTTTCGGCCAAAGCCAGATTCAGATGCGTGACATTGCCCATCTCCCTTTGATTATGCCCAGCACACCCGGGTTAGGCATTTATGAACTGCTGGTAAAAGAGTTCGCCAGCCTCGGGGTCCATCCCCATGTCATCTGTGAATGTCCCGATCTGCCGCTCATCGTCAGCATGGTGCGGGCAGGAATCGGCTCGTCCATTGTTCCCCGTTCTGCTTGGGAAACACAGTCACATGCCCAGCTCGGCTGTTTGGAGATTACGGGCACTTCTATTGCTTCCTCCTCCGCGATCGTCTGGCAGAGTGAGCGCCACCTCTCCAAAGCGGCCCGTCATTTTATTGAGATGTTTGCTCCCGGAGCTGAGCGTTTTGGCCGCTGA
- a CDS encoding glycine betaine uptake BCCT transporter, protein MTLTLSLTVVILFVLWGILAPSQLTDTATNVLSFTTSNFGWFYLLVTFFFLVFGIYLAFSKYGNIRLGDDEDEPEYSTLSWFAMLFSAGMGIGLVFWGVAEPVSHYFSPPVGVEAETPEAARTAMRYVFFHWGLHPWGIYAVIALTLAYFQFRKGAKGLISSAFAPLLGDRVNGPIGKAIDILAVIATAFGVATSLGLGTLQITGGLSHLFHVPGTTTVQITVIVIITVMYLFSATSGLDKGIKLLSNANLLLASVLLLLTLLLGPTAFLFDNFTNTLGSYLQNLVSMSMRLTPFTESNWIANWTLFYWAWWIAWAPFVGTFIARISRGRTIKEFVIGVLLAPTLLSFIWFSVFGGTALHLEIYEGAPIGEAVKNDVSLALFTTLEQLPLGYMLSVAATVLIIIFFITSADSATFVLGMLSSDGRMNPSNPIKIIWGILQSSIAVVLLLSGGLQGLQTASIVAALPFAVILTLLCFSLLRALSEEDRQLRKKRRENERKLKRLLDQM, encoded by the coding sequence ATGACATTAACCCTCTCGCTGACGGTGGTTATCCTGTTTGTCCTGTGGGGGATCCTCGCTCCTTCCCAGTTGACAGACACAGCAACAAACGTCCTTTCTTTCACCACGTCCAACTTTGGCTGGTTCTATCTTCTGGTTACTTTTTTCTTCCTGGTATTTGGCATTTACCTGGCGTTCAGCAAATACGGCAATATCCGTCTGGGAGATGATGAAGATGAGCCGGAATACTCGACTCTCTCGTGGTTTGCCATGCTGTTTAGTGCGGGAATGGGGATTGGATTGGTCTTTTGGGGAGTAGCAGAGCCGGTGTCCCATTACTTCTCTCCTCCGGTTGGGGTTGAAGCCGAGACTCCCGAAGCTGCACGCACAGCCATGCGCTATGTTTTTTTTCACTGGGGCCTGCATCCCTGGGGAATTTATGCCGTGATCGCGCTCACACTTGCATACTTTCAATTTCGCAAAGGAGCCAAAGGCTTGATCTCGTCTGCCTTTGCCCCTCTTCTGGGAGACAGGGTAAACGGTCCGATCGGCAAGGCCATTGACATTCTGGCCGTCATTGCCACCGCTTTTGGCGTGGCGACCTCTCTCGGTCTGGGGACATTGCAGATCACCGGCGGTTTGTCCCATCTCTTTCATGTGCCCGGCACTACGACGGTTCAAATCACCGTCATCGTCATCATTACCGTCATGTATCTGTTTTCCGCCACCTCGGGCCTGGACAAAGGCATCAAGCTTTTGAGCAATGCCAATCTGCTCCTGGCCTCCGTCCTGTTGCTGCTGACGCTCCTGCTGGGTCCCACCGCCTTTCTCTTTGACAACTTTACCAACACACTCGGGAGCTACCTGCAAAATCTGGTCTCCATGAGCATGCGCCTGACTCCCTTTACGGAAAGCAACTGGATTGCGAACTGGACCCTCTTTTACTGGGCCTGGTGGATTGCCTGGGCACCCTTTGTCGGTACGTTTATCGCCAGGATATCGCGAGGTCGGACGATTAAAGAGTTTGTGATCGGTGTCCTGTTGGCCCCGACCCTGCTCAGCTTTATCTGGTTTTCCGTATTCGGGGGAACCGCTCTGCATCTGGAAATATACGAGGGTGCTCCGATCGGTGAAGCCGTCAAAAATGACGTTTCCCTCGCCTTGTTTACAACCCTGGAGCAGCTTCCTCTGGGCTATATGCTGTCGGTTGCGGCCACTGTGCTGATCATCATCTTCTTCATCACTTCTGCCGACTCGGCCACATTTGTCCTGGGGATGCTTTCCTCAGACGGCAGGATGAATCCCTCCAACCCGATCAAAATCATCTGGGGAATCCTGCAGTCCTCTATCGCCGTCGTGCTGCTCTTGAGCGGCGGGCTGCAGGGATTGCAGACGGCCTCCATCGTGGCAGCGCTGCCTTTTGCCGTCATCTTGACTTTGCTGTGCTTTTCCCTGTTGCGTGCGCTTTCCGAGGAGGATCGCCAGCTGCGGAAAAAACGGCGGGAAAACGAAAGGAAGCTGAAGCGTCTGCTGGATCAAATGTAG
- the coaA gene encoding type I pantothenate kinase, producing MASPYVTFSREQWRGLRASTPLTISDEELACLQGLNEKLSLTEVADIYLPLSRLLNLHVGATQELYQATHTFLGNLEKKVPFIIGIAGSVAVGKSTTARILQTLLSRWPNHPKVDLVTTDGFLYPNRILEERGLMQRKGFPESYNTGRLVSFLSDVKSGVPEVAAPVYSHLVYDIVPDEWQMVREPDILIVEGLNVLQTPLDEKQRRISEVFVSDFFDFSIYVDAQEEAIKKWYIDRFKLLRQTAFSDPASYFKRYASLSDEEANEVATGIWNQINGTNLRQNILPTRSRARLILEKGEDHMIQTVKLRKL from the coding sequence ATGGCATCACCATATGTTACGTTCAGTCGCGAGCAGTGGAGAGGACTGCGGGCTTCCACACCGCTCACCATTTCCGACGAAGAATTGGCTTGTTTGCAGGGATTAAACGAAAAGCTGTCCCTGACGGAAGTGGCTGATATCTATCTCCCACTTTCCCGGCTGCTCAATCTGCATGTAGGCGCCACGCAGGAGCTGTATCAGGCTACCCATACATTTTTGGGCAATCTCGAAAAGAAAGTGCCGTTTATTATCGGTATTGCTGGAAGTGTAGCTGTTGGCAAGAGTACGACAGCCCGTATTTTGCAAACGCTTTTATCGCGCTGGCCTAACCATCCTAAGGTGGATTTGGTGACGACAGACGGGTTTCTCTATCCCAACCGCATTCTGGAGGAGCGCGGCTTGATGCAGCGCAAAGGATTCCCGGAAAGCTACAACACCGGGCGCCTGGTCTCTTTTTTATCCGACGTCAAATCAGGTGTTCCAGAAGTAGCCGCTCCGGTTTATTCCCATCTGGTTTACGACATCGTGCCCGATGAATGGCAGATGGTGCGGGAGCCGGATATCCTGATCGTGGAGGGCTTGAACGTCCTGCAAACGCCGCTCGACGAAAAGCAGCGAAGGATTTCAGAAGTGTTCGTCTCTGACTTCTTCGATTTCTCCATTTACGTGGATGCTCAGGAAGAAGCGATTAAAAAATGGTATATTGACCGATTCAAGCTATTGCGGCAGACAGCGTTCTCCGATCCGGCATCGTATTTCAAACGCTATGCCAGTCTGTCGGATGAGGAGGCGAATGAGGTCGCGACGGGGATCTGGAACCAGATCAACGGGACCAACCTCCGCCAAAATATCCTGCCTACACGCAGCCGCGCCCGGCTCATCCTGGAGAAGGGCGAAGATCATATGATTCAAACTGTGAAATTGAGGAAGCTGTAG
- a CDS encoding Dps family protein, whose product MSRSVQDVLNRQIANWSVLYIKLHHCHWYVNGSQFFTLHAKFEELYNEAAGYVDELAERLLAIGGKPVSTMSACLQATSLKEAAGNESAEAMVQAVVADFQQVVSELEEGMTLAENEHDESTADMFLGISTSLQKHVWMLQAFLGQPVTLPPQKTPVGAGAR is encoded by the coding sequence ATGAGCCGTTCTGTGCAAGATGTATTGAACAGACAGATCGCCAACTGGTCCGTTCTCTACATAAAGCTCCATCACTGCCATTGGTACGTCAACGGGTCCCAATTTTTTACCCTCCACGCCAAGTTTGAGGAGTTGTACAACGAAGCGGCCGGTTATGTCGACGAACTGGCTGAGCGTCTTCTCGCGATCGGCGGAAAGCCCGTCTCCACGATGAGTGCCTGTCTGCAGGCGACGAGCCTGAAAGAAGCAGCCGGAAACGAGTCGGCTGAGGCGATGGTGCAAGCGGTCGTGGCGGATTTTCAGCAGGTTGTCAGCGAACTGGAGGAAGGGATGACTCTAGCTGAGAATGAGCACGACGAATCAACAGCAGACATGTTTCTCGGAATCAGCACCAGTCTGCAAAAACATGTATGGATGCTTCAGGCTTTTCTCGGCCAGCCGGTCACTTTGCCTCCGCAAAAAACACCGGTTGGTGCGGGCGCTCGCTAA